From Terriglobales bacterium, a single genomic window includes:
- a CDS encoding pyridoxal-dependent decarboxylase, producing MPLSNRRSKAAAELLRRDGQAALDWVAQYLEHAPELPVLSQAKPGDILRSLPQHAPQQPESFDAILNDLDSSILPGITHWQSPNYFAYFPANSSPASVAGDLLSSGLGVQGMLWTTSPACTELEMRVLDWLVEMLALPEHFLSTQSGGGVIQDSASSANLCAVLAGRERATQFRSNEEGCDQRLRAYTSSQAHSSIEKAVKVAGIGRRNLRLIEVDDQFRMKASHLARAVEQDKREGRIPCFVGATVGTTSTMSIDPLSEIGAICREHGIWLHVDAAMAGTAALCDELRYIHKGLEYADSYCFDCHKWMLTNFDCTCFYVRDRNELTDALTITPEYLRNTASASGTVVDYRDWHIPLGRRFRALKLWCVIRSYGLEGLRAMVRRHVQLTNELASWLRSDSRFEIVAPVSLNLVCFRLKGPDSANEALLHKLNASGRLFLSHTKLNGKFVLRFCIGQSYTDQENVGAAWHEIQRHATEPAVAAG from the coding sequence ATGCCTCTTAGTAATCGCCGATCCAAGGCTGCTGCTGAACTGCTTCGACGCGATGGACAGGCGGCTCTAGATTGGGTAGCCCAATATCTGGAGCATGCGCCGGAATTGCCAGTACTTTCACAGGCCAAGCCCGGCGATATTTTGAGGTCGCTTCCCCAACATGCGCCGCAGCAGCCGGAGTCCTTCGACGCCATACTGAACGATCTGGACTCCAGCATCCTCCCCGGCATTACCCACTGGCAGTCGCCGAACTATTTTGCGTACTTCCCAGCAAACAGCTCGCCAGCCTCCGTAGCCGGTGATCTGCTCTCTTCCGGCCTTGGGGTCCAAGGGATGTTGTGGACCACTAGTCCTGCATGCACTGAGCTAGAGATGCGAGTGCTCGATTGGCTGGTCGAAATGCTCGCTTTGCCTGAGCACTTTCTATCGACGCAAAGCGGCGGAGGCGTGATTCAGGATTCGGCGTCGAGCGCCAATCTTTGTGCGGTTCTGGCTGGGCGTGAGCGCGCCACACAATTTAGATCGAACGAAGAGGGTTGCGATCAGCGGCTCAGGGCATATACATCAAGTCAGGCGCATTCTTCGATCGAGAAAGCGGTCAAAGTTGCGGGTATAGGCAGGAGGAATCTACGCCTCATTGAGGTCGATGATCAATTTCGCATGAAAGCTTCCCACCTGGCGCGAGCGGTCGAGCAGGACAAGCGCGAAGGGCGCATTCCATGCTTCGTAGGCGCGACCGTTGGCACTACGTCCACCATGTCCATCGATCCGCTTTCGGAAATCGGGGCTATCTGTCGCGAACATGGTATCTGGCTGCACGTGGATGCTGCCATGGCCGGCACAGCCGCATTGTGCGATGAGCTGCGCTACATTCACAAGGGGCTCGAGTACGCGGACAGCTACTGCTTCGATTGCCATAAATGGATGCTCACGAACTTCGATTGCACGTGCTTCTATGTGCGCGACCGGAACGAACTCACAGATGCGCTCACGATCACTCCTGAGTACTTGCGCAACACAGCTTCGGCCAGCGGAACCGTGGTCGACTATCGCGACTGGCACATTCCTCTGGGCCGCCGATTTCGTGCGTTGAAGTTGTGGTGTGTAATTCGCTCCTACGGCCTTGAAGGCTTGCGCGCGATGGTGCGCCGCCACGTGCAGCTTACGAACGAGTTAGCCTCCTGGCTGCGCTCGGATTCCCGATTTGAAATTGTCGCACCGGTCTCGCTCAACCTGGTCTGTTTCCGTTTGAAAGGACCGGATTCGGCCAACGAGGCTCTGCTGCACAAGCTGAATGCCTCCGGTCGTCTCTTTCTCTCCCATACGAAGTTGAATGGCAAGTTCGTGCTGCGGTTCTGTATCGGGCAGAGCTATACGGATCAGGAAAATGTAGGAGCGGCGTGGCACGAGATCCAAAGACACGCGACGGAACCGGCGGTAGCTGCTGGATAA
- the bshC gene encoding bacillithiol biosynthesis cysteine-adding enzyme BshC, whose protein sequence is MDTQCLPFRDVPGVSRLFLDFLSGNPQLRPFYPTSTFSIDELADRAKMVEMPGDRRRKIADVLKRQNQAWKADSAALDSIEKLRNGACAVVSGQQVGLFLGPAYTIYKAVTIIRLARELNGRGVNAVPIFWLASEDHDLAEVNHAVIPDPQGALLRLETASHSVPFAPVGAVELDADLHSALEQLKAITGESEAASFLADAYAPGQTFSSAFAKVMERLFSRHGLILLDPSDGEVHQIASPLLQKAASETEALVSALLERTKEIEAAGHDAQVKVTSSSTLLFFLKDGARVPIHKKNGGFGFNGEHWSADDLRGRIEQNPELFTPNVLLRPVLQDYLLPTATYIAGPAETAYFAQVQVVYEHLLDRTTPVWPRFSTTLVEARLASWMRKYGLRLRDVLHPKDEFISMLSRRTIPADIKDDFDRSREQLDRLLTPLLQALQKLDPTIASAGEVAGQKMRYQLDQLESRAARAHLQREQVLDRHAGLLSTMLFPERELQERKIAGIYFVAKHGEGLIDQLIEAYKPECRDHQVIELS, encoded by the coding sequence TTGGACACTCAGTGTCTCCCATTTCGTGATGTACCCGGCGTCTCCCGGCTCTTCCTGGACTTTCTCTCCGGCAATCCGCAGCTTCGCCCTTTCTATCCCACTTCCACTTTTTCAATCGACGAGTTAGCTGATCGGGCGAAGATGGTCGAAATGCCTGGAGACCGTCGGCGAAAGATCGCCGATGTACTGAAGAGGCAGAACCAAGCCTGGAAGGCAGATTCTGCCGCGCTCGACAGCATTGAAAAGCTTCGCAATGGCGCCTGCGCCGTTGTCAGCGGGCAGCAGGTCGGGCTGTTTCTGGGACCTGCATACACCATCTATAAGGCTGTAACCATCATTCGTCTCGCGCGGGAACTTAACGGGCGTGGTGTCAACGCAGTTCCCATCTTTTGGCTCGCTTCAGAGGATCACGATCTTGCCGAAGTAAACCACGCAGTCATTCCCGACCCGCAGGGCGCGTTGCTGAGACTTGAAACTGCCTCGCATAGCGTGCCATTCGCTCCGGTTGGCGCGGTCGAGCTTGATGCCGATCTTCACTCAGCCCTTGAGCAGCTAAAAGCGATAACCGGGGAATCGGAGGCAGCCAGCTTCCTGGCGGACGCCTACGCACCCGGACAAACATTCTCCTCAGCGTTCGCGAAAGTGATGGAGCGACTCTTTTCGCGCCACGGCCTCATTCTTCTCGATCCGTCGGACGGCGAGGTACATCAGATCGCCTCACCACTGCTGCAGAAAGCAGCTAGCGAAACCGAGGCGCTTGTCTCCGCGCTGCTGGAGCGAACGAAGGAAATCGAAGCCGCGGGGCACGACGCACAGGTAAAAGTGACGTCTTCCTCCACGCTGCTGTTTTTTCTCAAGGATGGTGCGCGTGTTCCGATCCACAAGAAAAACGGCGGCTTCGGCTTCAACGGAGAGCATTGGTCCGCCGACGATCTGCGCGGCCGCATCGAGCAAAATCCTGAATTGTTCACGCCGAACGTACTGCTGCGCCCTGTTCTTCAGGATTACCTGTTGCCAACGGCCACGTACATCGCGGGTCCTGCGGAGACCGCGTATTTCGCCCAGGTGCAGGTCGTGTATGAGCACCTGCTCGATCGGACAACCCCGGTTTGGCCGCGATTCTCGACCACGCTGGTGGAAGCGCGCCTCGCAAGCTGGATGCGCAAGTACGGGCTGCGACTTCGCGATGTGCTGCATCCGAAGGACGAGTTTATTTCCATGCTGTCGCGCCGCACCATTCCAGCCGACATCAAGGACGATTTCGATCGCAGCCGCGAGCAGCTCGATCGCCTGCTCACGCCCTTGCTGCAGGCTCTGCAAAAACTTGATCCAACGATAGCTTCTGCCGGAGAAGTTGCGGGCCAGAAGATGCGGTATCAACTTGATCAACTCGAATCACGCGCAGCCCGCGCGCACCTTCAGCGGGAACAGGTCCTCGACCGCCATGCCGGTCTGCTCAGTACGATGCTTTTCCCGGAACGGGAGCTACAGGAGCGCAAGATCGCCGGCATTTACTTTGTCGCTAAACACGGTGAGGGTCTCATCGATCAGCTCATCGAAGCCTACAAGCCGGAGTGTAGGGATCATCAGGTGATCGAGTTGAGCTAA
- a CDS encoding sigma-54 dependent transcriptional regulator: MANVLVCDDERSIRELLDIALRKEGHKVEIANSGELAVKKIESARYDVIVTDIKMPGMNGIDVLKHAHRVSPQSAVVLITAVGDFDSAVQAVKSGAFDYIQKTPNGLVDEVRVSIGRAAEVLELKRQNQAFRRDAASRNSLDNIIGCSAAINQLKETIRTVASTGSTILVHGESGTGKELVARAVHTCSQRDGQPFVSVNCGAFPETLLESELFGYVKGAFTGANQNKQGLFEVADAGTIFLDEIGEMSLAMQVKLLRVLQERTIRPVGGTSEIPVDVRVIAATNRDLQHMVEEKTFREDLYYRISVIPIEVPPLRARQEDIPLLANSFLKRYAPAAGKNIVRISPDSLEALSDYDWPGNVRQLENAIERAVAMESTDVLNVSVPGEKSKARAAADSGAPPSVDSISVPTDGLDMEAYVADMERAILVSALQQCGGVQTRAAELLKISYRSFRHLAKKYNI; this comes from the coding sequence ATGGCTAACGTTTTAGTGTGCGACGACGAGCGCTCCATCCGCGAGCTCCTCGATATCGCTCTGCGCAAAGAAGGACACAAAGTCGAAATCGCCAATTCCGGCGAGTTGGCCGTAAAGAAGATCGAATCGGCCCGATATGACGTGATCGTCACTGACATCAAGATGCCGGGCATGAACGGCATCGACGTACTGAAACACGCACATCGCGTTTCGCCCCAGTCTGCCGTCGTGTTGATCACGGCCGTGGGTGATTTCGATTCGGCAGTTCAAGCCGTCAAATCAGGCGCGTTTGACTACATCCAAAAGACACCAAATGGACTCGTTGATGAGGTGCGGGTGTCTATTGGACGCGCGGCTGAGGTGTTGGAGCTCAAGCGACAGAATCAGGCGTTTCGCCGCGATGCCGCCAGCCGCAATTCGCTCGACAACATCATCGGATGCAGCGCCGCGATCAATCAACTCAAAGAGACAATCAGAACGGTTGCTTCCACCGGCAGTACCATTCTGGTCCACGGCGAGAGCGGTACCGGAAAGGAACTCGTTGCGCGCGCGGTCCATACATGCTCTCAACGCGACGGTCAGCCTTTTGTTTCCGTCAACTGCGGAGCTTTTCCCGAAACGCTCTTGGAAAGCGAACTCTTCGGCTATGTAAAAGGCGCGTTTACCGGCGCAAATCAGAATAAGCAGGGCTTGTTCGAAGTTGCCGATGCCGGCACGATCTTCCTCGATGAAATCGGCGAGATGAGCCTTGCCATGCAAGTGAAGCTGCTGCGGGTCCTGCAAGAGCGCACGATTCGTCCAGTGGGCGGAACATCCGAAATTCCGGTGGACGTGCGCGTGATCGCAGCCACCAATCGCGATCTTCAGCACATGGTCGAAGAAAAGACGTTCCGCGAAGATCTCTATTACCGCATCAGCGTCATCCCAATCGAAGTGCCTCCGCTTCGCGCGCGGCAGGAGGATATTCCGCTGCTCGCCAACAGCTTCCTAAAGCGATATGCGCCTGCTGCAGGAAAGAACATTGTTCGCATCTCTCCAGACTCCCTGGAAGCCCTCTCGGACTACGATTGGCCGGGCAACGTTCGTCAACTGGAGAATGCAATCGAACGGGCCGTCGCCATGGAAAGCACAGACGTTCTGAACGTGAGCGTCCCCGGAGAAAAATCGAAAGCTCGTGCAGCGGCTGACAGCGGAGCACCGCCATCTGTCGATTCCATTTCGGTACCAACCGATGGTCTCGACATGGAAGCTTATGTCGCTGACATGGAGCGGGCGATCCTCGTTTCTGCGCTGCAACAATGCGGAGGAGTACAAACACGAGCCGCCGAATTACTTAAGATCTCCTATCGCTCTTTCCGTCACCTGGCTAAGAAATACAACATCTGA